From one Triticum aestivum cultivar Chinese Spring chromosome 4B, IWGSC CS RefSeq v2.1, whole genome shotgun sequence genomic stretch:
- the LOC123094042 gene encoding uncharacterized protein, whose product MVDADEMPQPIYAENKPCAEIESRRHSPTLMLAVVTKVLDDDDLLAEILLRVVFPTTLVRAALVCKRWYHHASDRRFLRRFRKLHPPCLLGFYVVFKGARFIPMQPQPPELAAVVRHVAGYRFGNLIDLKDCRNGIVLTRDRKQGVLTYKVPLCPERGMPTVPPLPRTQGGSIFYFGEILSKEEGDGLSCFYMVVEVSKETKEVTVSVYMLQDGVWCMVTSSKNQLHWPLPRPNPVLVDNKIYMGSARGNNILVLDLSASTFSVIHLPQGVEYASSEIKLSRTDDASGVYLIHLRPMEFQLCVWLHKEDNWLLVDTMYLHEMCAILGKTDRRYVHIRQVGDNDQFVLLQTSQYIFYLDIKCRTLHKVDEMTVDEQCYADIHPFMMIWPPIFPALKDDPARNAI is encoded by the exons ATGGTGGATGCTGATGAGATGCCCCAACC GATCTATGCCGAGAATAAACCATGTGCGGAAATCGAGTCGCGGCGCCATTCCCCCACTTTGATGCTGGCCGTGGTAACCAAGGTGCTCGATGACGACGACCTCCTCGCCGAGATCCTCCTCCGCGTCGTGTTCCCCACCACCCTCGTCCGTGCCGCCCTCGTCTGCAAGCGTTGGTACCACCACGCCTCTGACCGCCGGTTCCTCCGCCGGTTCCGCAAGCTCCACCCGCCCTGCCTCCTCGGCTTCTATGTTGTTTTCAAGGGTGCACGCTTCATACCGATGCAGCCTCAACCACCCGAGCTCGCTGCCGTCGTCCGCCATGTTGCAGGCTACAGGTTTGGCAACTTGATTGACTTGAAGGACTGCCGGAATGGCATTGTCTTGACCAGGGACCGGAAACAAGGAGTATTGACATATAAAGTCCCGTTGTGCCCTGAGAGAGGCATGCCCACTGTCCCACCACTCCCACGCACCCAGGGCGGCAGCATTTTCTATTTCGGTGAAATCCTCTCCAAAGAAGAAGGCGATGGCCTGTCCTGTTTTTATATGGTAGTGGAGGTTTCCAAGGAGACAAAAGAGGTCACGGTGAGCGTATATATGCTGCAAGATGGTGTCTGGTGCATGGTTACATCATCCAAAAACCAGCTGCATTGGCCGCTGCCAAGGCCAAACCCTGTTCTTGTTGACAATAAAATCTATATGGGATCTGCCCGTGGCAACAACATTCTTGTCTTGGATTTGAGTGCCTCAACTTTCTCCGTGATTCACCTCCCTCAAGGAGTGGAGTATGCATCTTCAGAAATCAAGTTGTCACGTACCGATGATGCTTCCGGTGTATATCTCATCCATTTGCGTCCCATGGAGTTTCAACTTTGCGTATGGCTCCACAAGGAAGACAACTGGCTGCTGGTGGATACCATGTATTTGCATGAGATGTGTGCCATTTTGGGGAAGACAGATCGCCGGTATGTGCATATAAGGCAGGTGGGAGACAATGATCAGTTTGTACTTTTACAGACttctcaatacatattctacttgGATATCAAGTGCAGAACACTGCATAAAGTGGATGAGATGACAGTCGATGAACAATGTTATGCTGACATCCATCCTTTTATGATGATCTGGCCTCCCATATTCCCTGCCCTCAAGGACGATCCTGCAAG